A window of Rhizobium acidisoli contains these coding sequences:
- a CDS encoding GcrA family cell cycle regulator gives MNWTDERVEKLKKLWAEGLSASQIAAQLGGVSRNAVIGKVHRLSLPGRAKAGGTAATARTPKRTTSAPRAPNFASRITTRTVTRQQGATMLKEEIEIETVEEMEYVPKGNVVVPISRRLGLTELTERTCKWPVGDPLKDDFHFCGCESPDNSPYCGYHQKLAYQPVNERRRAAARAS, from the coding sequence ATGAACTGGACAGACGAGCGGGTCGAGAAACTCAAGAAGCTCTGGGCCGAAGGACTGAGCGCCAGCCAGATCGCGGCGCAACTTGGCGGTGTCAGCAGAAACGCTGTGATCGGCAAGGTTCACCGGCTGAGCCTTCCCGGCCGCGCCAAGGCCGGCGGCACGGCCGCCACGGCGCGCACGCCGAAACGCACGACATCGGCGCCGCGCGCGCCGAACTTCGCCTCTCGGATCACCACCCGCACCGTTACCCGCCAGCAGGGCGCGACGATGCTGAAGGAAGAGATCGAGATCGAAACGGTCGAGGAAATGGAATACGTGCCGAAGGGCAACGTGGTCGTGCCGATCTCGCGCCGCCTCGGCCTGACGGAACTGACCGAACGCACCTGCAAGTGGCCGGTCGGCGATCCGCTGAAGGACGACTTCCATTTCTGCGGCTGCGAATCCCCCGACAATTCGCCCTATTGCGGCTATCACCAGAAACTCGCCTACCAGCCGGTCAACGAACGCCGCCGGGCGGCAGCCCGGGCAAGCTGA
- a CDS encoding aspartate aminotransferase family protein: protein MAEAAPLYDTYSRAPLRFERGEGVWLITEGGERYLDFGAGVAVTSVGHSNPHVVGALKEQADKVWHLSNIYEIPGQERLAKRLTEATFADKVFFTNSGAEALECAIKTARRYQFSKGHPERFHIITFEGAFHGRTLATIAAGGQEKYLEGFGPKAPGFDQVAFGDIDAVRAAITDATAAILIEPVQGEGGVRPATPEFMKALRQICDENGLLLILDEVQTGVGRTGKLFAHEWSGITPDIMAVAKGIGGGFPLGACLATSEAASGMKAGTHGSTYGGNPLAMAVGSAVLDIILADGFLQQVRDVALVFRQGLASLKDRYPDVIEDIRGEGLLLGVKAAVPSAELLQAIRAAHLLGVPAGDNVIRLLPPLVVTAEEAREGLARIERAAESIRASKVKKTA from the coding sequence ATGGCTGAAGCCGCGCCGCTTTATGACACCTATTCTCGTGCCCCGCTGCGGTTCGAGCGAGGCGAGGGCGTATGGCTGATCACCGAAGGCGGCGAGCGATATCTCGATTTCGGCGCCGGCGTCGCCGTCACCTCGGTCGGCCATAGCAACCCGCATGTAGTTGGCGCGCTGAAGGAACAGGCCGACAAGGTCTGGCACCTCTCCAATATCTATGAGATCCCCGGCCAGGAGCGCCTGGCCAAGCGGCTGACGGAGGCGACTTTCGCCGACAAGGTGTTCTTCACCAATTCGGGCGCCGAGGCGCTCGAATGCGCGATCAAGACGGCGCGCCGCTACCAGTTTTCCAAGGGTCATCCCGAACGCTTCCATATCATCACCTTCGAAGGCGCCTTCCATGGCCGGACGCTGGCGACCATCGCCGCCGGCGGCCAGGAGAAATATCTCGAAGGTTTCGGCCCCAAGGCGCCGGGCTTCGATCAGGTGGCCTTTGGCGACATCGACGCGGTGCGTGCCGCCATCACCGACGCGACGGCGGCAATCCTCATCGAGCCGGTGCAGGGCGAGGGCGGCGTGCGCCCGGCCACGCCTGAGTTCATGAAGGCGCTGCGCCAGATCTGCGACGAAAACGGCCTGCTGCTGATCCTCGACGAGGTTCAGACCGGCGTCGGCCGCACCGGCAAGCTTTTTGCCCATGAATGGTCGGGCATCACGCCGGATATCATGGCTGTCGCCAAGGGCATCGGCGGCGGTTTCCCGCTCGGCGCCTGCCTTGCCACGTCTGAGGCCGCCTCCGGCATGAAGGCCGGCACGCACGGCTCGACCTATGGCGGCAATCCGCTCGCCATGGCCGTCGGCAGTGCCGTGCTCGACATCATCCTCGCCGATGGCTTCCTCCAGCAGGTCCGCGACGTAGCGCTCGTCTTCCGTCAGGGACTGGCTTCGCTGAAGGACCGCTATCCCGATGTGATCGAGGATATCAGAGGCGAGGGGCTGCTGCTCGGCGTCAAGGCGGCCGTTCCTTCAGCCGAACTGCTGCAGGCGATCCGCGCCGCGCATCTGCTTGGCGTGCCCGCCGGCGACAACGTCATCCGCCTTCTTCCGCCCCTCGTCGTCACCGCCGAGGAAGCCCGCGAGGGCCTTGCCCGCATCGAGCGCGCCGCCGAGAGCATCCGCGCCTCCAAGGTCAAGAAGACGGCTTGA